A genomic window from Myxococcales bacterium includes:
- a CDS encoding zf-TFIIB domain-containing protein → MSSYRDAQPPGLEKTAELHTWDSPRSCPRCKFGLYCGKKDDLELDACGRCGGVWLRSDQASRALSTGSRAHEELASKVERATRAAPVRETGPLLCPECAKRMTRGTVEGVPIDTCSHGTWFDRTELIAIMRSRRGELSSGRGLDAVFLREHADRERWGPLMSAVEAVRRLLR, encoded by the coding sequence ATGTCGAGCTATCGCGACGCGCAGCCACCCGGGCTGGAGAAGACGGCGGAGCTGCACACATGGGATTCGCCGCGGTCGTGTCCGCGGTGCAAGTTCGGGCTCTACTGCGGGAAGAAAGACGACCTCGAGCTCGACGCGTGTGGCCGCTGCGGCGGCGTGTGGCTGCGCTCGGATCAGGCGAGCCGGGCGCTCTCGACCGGCTCACGGGCACACGAGGAGCTCGCCTCGAAGGTCGAGCGCGCGACGCGCGCGGCGCCGGTGCGCGAGACGGGCCCTCTGCTCTGCCCCGAGTGCGCCAAGCGAATGACGCGGGGCACCGTGGAGGGCGTCCCGATCGACACCTGCTCGCACGGCACGTGGTTCGACCGCACCGAGCTCATCGCGATCATGCGCTCCCGCCGCGGCGAGCTCTCGAGCGGCCGCGGCCTCGACGCGGTCTTCCTCCGAGAGCACGCCGACCGGGAGCGGTGGGGCCCGCTCATGTCGGCCGTCGAGGCGGTCCGCCGGCTCCTCCGCTGA
- a CDS encoding class II glutamine amidotransferase — MVAAQAVELRACLQAGPRSLAELSREHPDGWGVALFEPRGRAWEVHRGVERALDCVRFRALAAATRASVLIGHIRQKTVGPTSLENTHPFACAQGRWVFAHNGTVTDVAYLRAHTAPERADEVRGDTDSERLFAFLLTRLDEVGLTGAPASAATDRLVAETCAELRARPGMGAFNFLLSDGESTYAHRFGRSMFLLERPNGEAIVASEQLTSEPWALVEEGALIRMDRAPETKIEHAPRHLRRVA, encoded by the coding sequence ATGGTCGCCGCTCAAGCGGTCGAGCTTCGGGCCTGTCTCCAGGCGGGGCCGCGGAGCCTCGCCGAGCTCTCCCGCGAGCACCCGGACGGCTGGGGGGTCGCGCTCTTCGAGCCGCGCGGACGCGCCTGGGAGGTCCACCGTGGGGTCGAGCGGGCGCTCGATTGCGTGCGCTTTCGGGCGCTGGCGGCGGCCACCCGCGCGTCGGTGCTCATCGGGCACATTCGCCAGAAGACCGTGGGCCCGACGTCGCTCGAGAACACGCACCCTTTCGCCTGCGCCCAAGGCCGGTGGGTCTTCGCGCACAACGGCACGGTGACCGACGTGGCTTATCTACGCGCGCACACCGCGCCCGAGCGCGCCGACGAGGTCCGGGGCGACACCGACAGCGAGCGCTTGTTCGCCTTCCTCCTCACCCGCCTCGACGAGGTGGGCCTCACCGGCGCCCCGGCGAGCGCCGCCACCGATCGCCTCGTCGCCGAGACCTGCGCCGAGCTCCGCGCCCGCCCGGGGATGGGCGCCTTCAACTTTCTCCTGTCCGACGGCGAGAGCACCTACGCCCACCGCTTCGGACGGAGCATGTTCCTGCTCGAGCGCCCGAACGGTGAGGCCATCGTGGCCTCCGAACAGCTCACGAGCGAGCCCTGGGCGCTCGTCGAGGAAGGCGCGCTGATCCGCATGGACCGCGCCCCCGAAACAAAGATCGAGCACGCGCCGCGCCACCTCCGCCGCGTCGCGTGA
- a CDS encoding right-handed parallel beta-helix repeat-containing protein: MRRWLFLGGLSLIVTGGSATSTGCGELELPGTLADAGGANGRCGVGEDCVLPPPCSGPERFLYVSAKGDDKNDGCSPAKPKATIKAAVGAITKARAGFQTDGGVLPWEVHVCAGTYKESQLVVEYPLSIRGGYDCAGFKRDDGFGYAKGFKSTNETILQNGAYSPEYNSPLTFVLRRQDTKITRTDTIIDGLTIDAGEGNSGTVGVTITDGASPTLSDNKIKGGNGICSSTFGSMGVWVIDGSPLIKNNDIYGGEGKCYEPDTPENARKGRGAGNGSYGMLLQGGGDVEVVENVVNGGSGTGADATTAISVASAGKREIRNNFITWDKPRMEASGYNGGIGVAAVGDTELNIVGNVIKGGIASCFETCLIWGILAAETARIHVEGNRVYGGDAVMDPPDPETNMDRSFVFVRGIRVDHAEDALVVNNMVFSGGLYSDTVSPASMAGFNVEGKKGFYNERNATALMFDDRGHGGRAIHNTLFTVAGDPVSPPTENSQKGGKGWDVVRPFYMAIGYTGAVVQNNLALTVGGAGAGEFAFTLVEADEALGLVENNAFVNFRGPAVLMIHTNAKDGAPRPNDVYNTLEEMIAANWYKPEQIRNNVFIQADCKTIPAALCVKEASANGSFGALLPYMEGATEADFGTKRLLETGWKLTSGASCRVRGGAGAHNDAKTDLFGTARSAPVAYGAHEVDSAGCP, from the coding sequence ATGCGGAGATGGCTTTTTCTTGGCGGGCTTTCGCTGATCGTCACGGGTGGCTCGGCGACCTCCACGGGCTGCGGCGAGCTCGAGCTGCCCGGCACGCTGGCCGACGCGGGCGGCGCGAACGGGCGGTGCGGGGTCGGCGAAGACTGCGTGCTCCCGCCGCCGTGCAGCGGCCCGGAGCGCTTCCTGTACGTATCCGCCAAGGGCGACGACAAGAACGACGGCTGCTCCCCCGCGAAGCCCAAGGCGACCATCAAGGCGGCGGTGGGCGCCATCACCAAGGCGCGCGCGGGCTTCCAAACCGACGGCGGCGTGCTCCCGTGGGAAGTTCATGTGTGCGCGGGCACCTACAAGGAGTCGCAGCTCGTGGTGGAGTATCCGCTCTCCATCCGCGGAGGGTACGACTGCGCGGGATTCAAGCGCGACGACGGCTTCGGGTACGCGAAGGGCTTCAAGTCGACGAACGAGACCATCCTCCAGAACGGCGCCTACTCGCCGGAGTACAACTCGCCCCTCACGTTCGTCCTGCGCCGCCAAGACACCAAGATCACCCGGACCGACACCATCATCGACGGGCTCACGATCGACGCGGGAGAGGGCAACTCGGGCACCGTGGGGGTCACCATCACCGACGGTGCGTCGCCGACCCTGAGTGACAACAAGATCAAGGGCGGGAACGGCATCTGCTCGTCCACCTTCGGCAGCATGGGCGTTTGGGTCATCGACGGCTCGCCGCTCATCAAGAACAACGACATCTATGGTGGCGAGGGCAAGTGCTACGAGCCCGACACCCCCGAGAACGCGCGCAAGGGTCGCGGCGCGGGCAACGGCTCGTACGGCATGCTGCTGCAGGGCGGCGGCGACGTCGAGGTGGTGGAGAACGTCGTGAACGGCGGTTCGGGCACCGGCGCCGACGCGACCACCGCGATCTCGGTCGCCTCGGCGGGCAAGCGCGAGATACGCAACAACTTCATCACGTGGGACAAGCCTCGCATGGAGGCGAGCGGCTACAACGGCGGCATCGGCGTGGCGGCGGTCGGCGACACCGAGCTCAACATCGTGGGCAACGTCATCAAGGGGGGTATCGCCTCCTGCTTCGAGACCTGCCTCATCTGGGGCATCCTCGCGGCCGAGACCGCGCGGATCCACGTCGAAGGAAACCGGGTGTACGGCGGCGACGCCGTGATGGACCCGCCCGACCCCGAGACCAACATGGACCGCAGCTTCGTGTTCGTCCGTGGCATTCGCGTCGACCACGCGGAGGACGCGCTCGTGGTCAATAATATGGTGTTCTCGGGTGGCCTCTACTCCGACACGGTGTCGCCCGCCTCGATGGCGGGCTTCAACGTCGAGGGCAAGAAGGGCTTCTACAACGAGCGCAACGCGACCGCGCTCATGTTCGACGATCGCGGCCACGGCGGGCGCGCCATCCACAACACGCTGTTTACGGTCGCGGGCGATCCGGTGTCGCCCCCCACCGAGAACTCCCAGAAGGGCGGGAAGGGTTGGGACGTCGTCCGACCGTTCTATATGGCCATCGGCTACACCGGCGCCGTCGTCCAGAACAACCTCGCGCTCACGGTGGGCGGCGCGGGAGCGGGGGAGTTCGCGTTCACCCTGGTGGAGGCCGACGAGGCGCTCGGCCTCGTGGAGAACAACGCATTCGTGAACTTTCGCGGGCCGGCGGTGTTGATGATCCACACCAACGCGAAGGACGGCGCTCCGCGGCCGAACGACGTGTACAACACCCTCGAGGAGATGATAGCGGCCAACTGGTACAAGCCCGAGCAAATACGAAATAACGTATTCATCCAGGCCGACTGCAAGACGATCCCGGCGGCGCTGTGCGTGAAGGAGGCCTCGGCGAACGGCAGCTTCGGCGCGCTCCTCCCCTACATGGAAGGCGCCACCGAGGCGGACTTCGGCACGAAGCGACTCCTCGAGACGGGCTGGAAGCTGACCTCCGGCGCGAGCTGTCGAGTCCGCGGGGGCGCGGGGGCGCACAACGACGCCAAGACCGATCTCTTCGGCACCGCGCGCTCGGCGCCCGTCGCGTACGGAGCGCACGAGGTCGACTCCGCCGGGTGCCCGTAG
- a CDS encoding trypsin-like serine protease, with product MRSTKLVACATLPVASVASVALATLVALVACGGPRKHTSTGEGSSAIQGGTEDEVHTFAVAVIMPESTCSGTLIAPNLVLTARHCVADSGNSDEVDCARDRFSAPAPASRFSVTTAKVVRGSTARYRVAKIVVPSESKFCGNDIALLQLTDNVPASEATPATPALDPPMTSHPLYGTTVATLGYGISGPKKTDDGTRRLREDVPIQCTPGDPEKSCRLSDFDITPTEFVAGDGLCSGDSGGSAFDQESFTRGRPVTFGVLSRASETGFKCIDAVFTRTDAFAGLLVAAATEAAEQGGYPLPVWAGGAGSADAGAEGGPAAPPTVEAASPPGAACATGSAGRGPSGAAPATLVAVLACVAAARRRRR from the coding sequence GTGAGGTCCACCAAGCTGGTCGCGTGCGCCACCCTGCCCGTCGCGTCCGTCGCGTCCGTCGCGCTCGCCACGCTCGTCGCGCTCGTCGCGTGTGGTGGCCCGCGCAAGCACACGAGCACGGGCGAGGGCTCGAGCGCGATCCAGGGAGGCACCGAGGACGAGGTCCACACCTTCGCGGTGGCCGTGATCATGCCGGAGTCCACCTGCTCGGGGACGCTCATCGCGCCGAACCTGGTGCTCACCGCGCGCCACTGCGTCGCCGACAGCGGCAACAGCGACGAGGTCGACTGCGCGCGCGACCGGTTCTCCGCGCCCGCGCCGGCGAGCCGCTTCTCCGTGACCACCGCGAAGGTCGTTCGCGGCAGCACGGCGCGATACCGCGTGGCGAAGATCGTCGTGCCCTCGGAGTCCAAGTTCTGCGGCAACGACATCGCCCTGCTGCAGCTCACCGACAACGTTCCTGCCTCGGAGGCGACGCCGGCCACCCCGGCGCTCGACCCGCCGATGACCTCGCACCCCCTCTACGGCACCACGGTGGCGACGCTGGGCTACGGCATTTCGGGCCCCAAGAAGACCGACGACGGCACGCGGAGGCTGCGTGAGGACGTCCCCATCCAGTGCACGCCGGGCGATCCCGAGAAGAGCTGCCGCCTCTCGGACTTCGACATCACCCCCACCGAGTTCGTCGCCGGCGACGGCCTGTGCTCGGGCGACTCCGGCGGCAGCGCGTTCGACCAAGAGAGCTTCACGCGCGGGCGCCCCGTCACGTTCGGCGTGCTCTCGCGAGCCAGCGAGACCGGCTTCAAGTGCATCGATGCCGTGTTCACCCGCACCGACGCGTTCGCAGGCCTGCTCGTCGCGGCCGCGACCGAGGCCGCGGAACAGGGCGGCTATCCGCTGCCCGTGTGGGCAGGCGGGGCGGGCAGCGCCGACGCGGGGGCCGAGGGCGGGCCCGCGGCTCCCCCCACGGTGGAGGCCGCGAGCCCACCGGGAGCGGCCTGCGCGACCGGCTCGGCGGGTCGAGGCCCCTCGGGCGCCGCCCCCGCCACGCTGGTCGCGGTCCTCGCTTGCGTAGCCGCGGCGCGGAGGCGACGGCGCTAG